CAGCTGCGGTCTGGATCGTCAGCTCCATAGCTGAGATCTTATCGACAAGCTTGCCTGTCATGATCGGCAATACTAATGAAAAAGCGGCGGAAATCAGTGTAAATACGATGCTCCAAGCAAGCGCAAGCTTGGGCCATCTCGCAATTTTGATTAACTTCAGCAAGGAATGGGCCGTTTGTTTTTCTTCACCGATCTTTTTATATGCCGTGCTCTCCATATTCAATTCCATTATGGCTTAATCACCTATTTCTCTTTGTGATTTTCGTATTCTAGCAAAAACTTCATTGCCATTGTATAGACACCTGCGGCTATCGCTACCATGACAATATAGGAGAGCGACAGCTTGGTTCCTATCCAGTCCGTTTGGTTGCTTAACTGGAACAGTAAGAAGCACACGGCGCTTCCGGCAAGAAACTCCAAAGAGTAGGAGAATTTCCGCCCTCTCTTCAACCTATCTAGTATAATATCCACTATAATTACAGCGGATGTAAGCATAAAAGAAATTTTATACAGCATAATCTTATCTTCAGCAACAATCTGCTGATCCTCAAAACTTGCAAAGTATCTGGCCAAAATTGTACCGATTACTAGGTATAATACGACAACTAGCACATTTATTCCGACACATTCGGCTGTGCTGTAGGTAATAGTCCCTTCGCTTCGTTGAACCAGGGTCGCTGCCAAGCTTGAAATAAACAGGACCAGAAACCAAATATAAAAATATGCATCCAGTTGAAAAGAGAGAAAATCGGTAATCAGTCCCACCATGACTGTAATAATTTCTTTTAATAAAATGAACATTACCGTCTCCTCCTGTTAGCTAAATACCAGCATCTGCTTCCATGTACTCAAGTTCTCATTATCACAGGTCAGCAGTGTCAGCAATACACCTGCACATCCATCGAGCAGCCCAACTTTATCGAGAGATAACGGATCATCGACGCTTCCCTCAAGGTCTATAAAAGGTACTCCCTCACCAGTATTTCGATATGATAACAAACGATGCAAAAATTCATCCTTAAACGGCATGGCTGCCGCACGGCTGAAATGGTGCTGAATCAGGACCAAGCCTGCATAGCCGTGACAGATCGTCGGTGAAATTACCTTTCTTAGCGAATCTGGTCTGGAGTAGACGGTATTGAACAATTGCAGAGCCTGCTGCTGCAGTGCTTTGTCCTCCAGGGCCAATCCCAGCCGGAACATAGCCACAGAAGCTCCCGGTGTGCCGTAACACCATGCATCTCTGTGATAACCTGGATTCCGACTAGTCTCTGCGGATTCATCCGGTGTGAACATATTAGGTATGACAAGGGTGCCGTTCCACTCCCTGATACTTCCGTGTAGAAAAGTCTTGGCAACTTCCAGTACTTCTCTCAATCCAGTTAACGGGTAGCGGCGGAGATGTGCAACGGCCAGCAGATTAATGGCTCCTGTAATTCCGTGCGCCATGCCAAGATTATAATAAATGGTCTGTTCGGGAAGTTCCTCGAAATGTCTCAGCTTGCCTACAGCATCCGTAATCAGTTGAAGTATCTTAAGGAGCACTGCATCCAGCTTCCCAACGTATCTGTCCTGGCGTTCCTTAACCTCCATTAATGTAGCTGCAATCCCCGTCCAGCCTGAAATCAAATCCAAGTCGCTATCCTCAATCAAAGAGTCTTCCAATTTCCCTCTTGTCTCCTCATAGAACTCCCCGTAGCTGCTAAGAAACATATCCAGCGTCTGCGAGAGCACATTTGTATATCTTGTTGAACCTCTTGAACACTCGTTGAACAGATAAATAACGCCTGCTAATCCGGTATACAGTGACAATGAATGGAACGGTATATTACCGATTAAACGCACAATCTCCTGATTGTACTTGAAAGCAAGCGCAGCCCACCCTTCCCCCGGGTAAACTTCATCTAGCTTATCCAGAAGAAGGCTGATCCCGGGGTATCCTGAAGCCAGCGATATCAGCTCCATTTCAGGGTAATCATGCATGGCGTGCTTCTTGATTAGCAGGGTTACAGTATCTATATCTTTGTAAATTTCTGCGCTTTGCCTGACTATTTCAGATAAATTTCCCGGGACTTGTTTGACCGCCATAAGCTCCTCCTCAATAGGCAACATGATATTTGCTTACCTGTAAATAATCTTCCAAACTGAAGTAGCATAGGTGTAGGGCAAGCTCTTCTTTTTCCCGGTCCAGGCCGAACACTCTGTTGCAGAACATGTGCATGATGCTGAACATAATATCATCGTAGTAATTGGTTCTGTCGTCAGCTTCCCGGATAGCCGTGAAATATGCAGCGTATTGCCGCAACCTGTCGTCTTTATCGCTTGCTGGCATGGATATGGAACGGGTCTGTTGAATCCTTTGGAATAGCGCTTCTTTGTGTTCCCGGTACTCCTGTCTGAATTTCTTTGGATCAATAATCGCAGCCATAGCCTTCAATTGATCTTCTACCAGCGGATACGCGCAGTTCACAACCTCAAAAAGTCCGGTGCAGCAAAATAACATCTGATCGGTTGCATTAATTGACCTCTTCCCTGCATAATAGCCTGAAACTAGATAAGAATCGATAGCAAATAACCTCTCCGCTTGTTCAATGAAGGCTGTGCCGCCATACCGCAAAATTTCAGGCCGGTAAGGAACAACCGAATAGGAACTAACCAATCCGGACGAGGTTACAGTATTCAGGAAATCAAAAACATAGTTCAAGGCCGTGAAACGCTGATGCTCTACGCTTCCCGACATTTTGCACCTTAGCCTGATATGCGGCTCCTTATCTGCATACTGGACAAAAAAAACCTGGTCAATGAAGTACTCGGCGCTATTGTCCATGAATGTCTTAAATGCACTGCCCAGCAAATCGGTTAGCAGTTCCTGATTGTAATATACCTGCAGGGATATCCAATCCGAACCTGGATAATAAACAGCATTCACCGAAGAACTCAGCACTTTATTTAAGCTTTTATCGGTAGCCTGTGCAGACAATCTGTCTATCGGCAAGTACTGAAACATCGGGCTTTTGCAAAAAAATACGCACTCCTCCATATACCGGTTAACGGAAGCGAACAATTCTTTCTCCGTCTCCATAATAACAGCCGCCTTGCCTTCCGGATTCCGCGTATATTCTTTGTGCAAAAGCTTTCGATGATGATGGCGATCCAAATCCAGCAATAGCTTATTGTCCAGCTCCACCAAATATACATATCGCGGAATGTTATACTTTATGATCCAATCCTCCAAAAAGGCCAAAAACTGTTCTTCGCTCTGGAGCCGTTTATCCGCATATAATGTCCATTTTTTAGGGCAGATGATGATATTTTTATAGGTTACTCTCGGTGTAAAAGAAGAATCATAGAGATACTCCTCCAGATGGGACCATCCGGTCTGATACTGCAGATTAATATCATTCAGAAACCGGATCAGATAAGGAGCCAGCTCTGTATTGTACATGCTACTGAGTTTTGGAAATACCAGTTCGCCTGTTTCCCTGTGCTTTAGATAAAAGTATCCCGAATCCTCCACACCTACCAATAATTGGGAAATATCCAAATTCCGATTCTCGGGGAACGTGGCCATATCCATGGATTGATCCGGTGTTGGGCCTGCCGTCATAATATTAGTTATTTTGGGGCTGAATGGGTAAAATGAGATTTCAGCGGCGCTCTCCCCTGCTTTCTGATCCTTCGGGTTCCTGACAAAACGGAAGATTTCATCACGGCTATCTTTGTCAAACATGTAGGCAAATCTTCCGAAGCTCTGACACGCTTCCAATGATCCGGCTCTGTTGTTTAAATAAAACGTAACTTCACCTTGTTCATTCTCCATGCACGAATAATACAAATCGAACGAGACATGGACATTCTCCAGACTCAATTCAGACAGCTGTTGGATTTTGGCCTCGTCAAGCACGATATCCGAATGATTGGCAAGCGCTTCAGTCTGCCACTCAGCAATTAGCGCCTTGAGCTGTCGGAACCTGCCTTCATCCTTATGCCTGTGCTTATCTCCATTCTGGTAGTGGCTCTTGTACTCTTCAGGTTTGCCGAGCCCCAACGTCTTACTGAACAACTGCAATAAAGGCACTTCTTCATATACTCCGTACTTCTCAGTAAATTGCTGACGATAGTCGGAAAGTGTATCCTCTTTCCTGTACGTAGAAAGCATGCTCAATATTGAAGCTACTTGGGCCAACGCTTGCCTATCGCTGTCCGATAAGTGAATTTCATTTGCTTGATTCAGCCTTACGTCTATTTTGACCAAGTCGCCCTGATACTCGGGAAGGATAAGCTGGACTAGTTTTCGGACAGCCTCAATGCCTTCGCGTTTGACCGCAGCAACTGTGATGTCCTGAATGGCATGTCCAACTCTCTCCAAAATATCTGCGTAATATGCTGCCTTGGGAGCAGCGAGCATCTTTAGTGTACGGATCAGATGCTCCAAAGGAGCGCTATCCCGAGGATTGGGAATCATCTCACTTACCAAAAAGCCTTGTTCTATCAATTGCTGCAAAAAATCTGTGCTGATCGTGTCATCCACGCCGAAGGCATCTTTTATAGCTTGCATAAGCTGCAGAAAAGTCTGCTGCTCTTTATCAAGGATCTTCATGATGAAATCTATGACCGGGGTTTTGAGAATAGATATATTTTCAGTGCTTCGTTCCTCCTGATCTGCTGCAAACAGAGTCTGATAAGAGATGACGAGCCTGTGATGGTCAATGTAAGAGGTGTTATTTACACTCAGTCTCAATTCATTGCGGACATCCGCATCCCCATGGAAAAGCCCTATTAAGCGGTAAATTAGGCTATAATCCGGAGTTGCCCAGACGACATGTTCTCCGGCGCCTCCCGTGTTTCCAAACCGGGAAATGCCTACTCCCGCGAACAGTCCAAACGGTGTTGGTCTACAAATTGCCCGCGAAATGAACTTGCTTAGACTAAGGATAAGATTCCGCTTTTTTTTGGACTTCAATGTTCTGCCTTGTTCCAGGCTTTGCAGTGCAGCGTAGGTCGAGGGGCTGGAGACATAAATGGAATCCATCAACCCCTGCTTCTGAACGAACCGTACAAGTCTTTCAAGATATTCATCATCGTCTAGTTGTTCATGATCAAATATCCGCGTATAATACTCCATGCCAAGCAACGTCTTCCGGTACATGTAATTTTCCGAGATTTCAAAGTTTTCCAACATGCAATCAACCTCTCATCTGTCTTAAAGCACGAATTGAACCGGCAAGGCTTACTTCATAATAATTCCGCTGAACATCAATCGGTCTCGCGCCTTGACGGAGCAGACACTCCATTTCTCTGCGCCCGGCATTCATCCCCTGCGCGATAAGCTCTCCGCTAAGAGAGGCAACAACTCCGCTGAATAAGGCGCTGGCAATACTCGTACCGATACCTACTGTGTATGCTTTGTCAAATCCCAGCACTTCGTATAAATAATCCTCTGTGTCGAAGCTTGATTTGGCAACCATTACCCAATCATTGTTGTAATTGATTTCATACTCATCACCACTAGGCGCAAAAAATTGGCCGCTGAGCGTATTACTGAACCCGGAGATATCCCCGTTCTTATTAGTTGATCCAATTGGGTATACTCCCTTTAAATTCGCAGGCACTCTGTACTCCTGCGTAATATCGCGTCCATCGTTTCCTGCGGAACAGACTACCCAGATGCCTTGCGCATTAGCGCAGTCAACCAAAGCCTGAAACCGATTGAACTCGAATAAGTCGACCTCATATTCTGTACGATAGCTGATGTTGATAATTGGATATCCTTTAGCAATACCCTCTTCCAGCGCTCTATACAACCATTCAAGCTTGCTTATTCCTTTTTTGTCCGTAATTTTGTAGACAACAACCCGAGCGAAAGGGCATATCCCCTTCAATATATATTTGCCGGTAACAGAGCTAACCATTTTTGTACCATGCCCGACGTAATCGCTTAGACAAGGCTCATAAGGTACAAATGACTTGCATTCTGCCTCAACTAGATTACCTTGGATCTCTGAGTGGGATTTATCGACGCCTGTATCAATAAACAGGATAGTAAGCGGCTGACCAACAGTTGCACCACAACTAAAATGATCGGTCAGCCGGGCTACATGCCAATTATATATATTAGGTTTTATCATGCAATCTCCATAATGTAAGTAGGGGTAGCCCATTTCACTACCCCTGACTTACGAATCGCTTATGAATTATTTACAATTGGAACAAGAACCGGTACAGATACAGGTAAGAGTTTTACATACTGCTTTGGATACCTTAATGGTTGTCTTGATGATTGAAGCTTGTGGGCTAAGCTCACTGGCCTCATAGCTCTTTCTTAAATCAAGGTCAAACATTTGATCTACTTTCATTTTCCTCTTCCTCTCTAAATTAAATTCTAATAAACATGATTTCAGTGGTACCCCTTAATCATGTTTATTGTGAGTGACTGTATGTCATATCTTGCTGTCGATGAATAAAGAATATATCTAATTCTCCCGTTTTTTAAACTTTATTCCTAAAAGGTATTCCAAACCTCCTAAATTGCAGTCATTTTGCTTCCCATGCGGCATGACAAAAAAAATACCGACACAGAGCGGAACGATTGACGCTTAGAGCATGACGGATGCTTGCAAGAATCCGGTATGTTCCTATACAGGTGTCTCGTATAAGTCGGCTGAAGAAGAGATGCTTAGCAAAAAGCGCTCGCCCTATGTTTACGATACGCTGGATCTTGTGGACGAACTGCGATTTTTTTCAAACAGGACATGACTGTAAAGGAATTGACCGACGCACTACGTGTACACGGCATCTCATAAGTTGACCCGTTTGAGGCAGCTCTTGCTGAAATGGAGAATAGGCTTGGTGTTTCCTTCTCTGATTACTTGGTTTTTTCAAGAGGATCCTGAAGAAACAAATAAGGTCGAAGAACGGAACATGAACCGTGAGACTTTTAAAATTCTCACGAATATAAGCTATAATCGACAATTAATTAGCCATAACCTTATGAATTGTGGCTTATTGATTTGTCAGGAGTGAAATTAACCTATGAATATGGCAAAGATGTATTCAATGTTTATGTCTACCATATCGCCAATTCACTTCTGTAACTTCGATTAATGAGGCTGGATCTTACATATAAATGAGTCGAATCTCTTTGACCCGATCCCCATCTTTTTATCCGAATATCCCCATGCTCAGATAACGCTCTCCGGTATCCGGGGCAATGCAGAGTACCCGTTTGCCTGCTCCCAAACGCCGGGCTTCCTGAATGGCCGTCCATATTGTAGCCCCACTGGAGGGCCCGACGAGAATCCCTTCCTGAGCAGCAATCGCCCGTGTCATCGCAATCGCATCCTCATCGGAAACCTGTATGATTTCGTCATACACTTCCGTATTCAGCACGGTGGGAACAAAGCCCGGACTCGTTCCCACCAGCTTATGCGGACCGGGTTTTCCCCCAGATAGGACGGGCGAACCCTTGGGCTCGACCACAACAATCCGCAGATCCGGCAAATGCTGGCGCAGCACTTCACCTGTACCCGTAATGGTACCACCCGTTCCCGAAGAAGCGACGAACACATCCAACCGCCCCTCCGTCTGCTCCAAAATTTCAAGTGCCGTGGTTGTACGATGGATATCAGGATTTGCTTCATTTTCAAACTGATGCGGGATAAAACTCCCTTCAATTTCTGCCCCCAGTTCGAGAGCTTTACGAATCGCTCCTGGCATCCGTTCTTCCGCTGGTGTCAGTACGACCTCAGCCCCATAGGCTTTTAAAATATTGATCCGTTCCTTCGTCATATTCGAAGGCATTACCAAAATCGCACGGTAACCTCGAGCTGCCGCATTCATCGCAAGACCAATCCCCGTGTTGCCACTGGTTGGCTCAATAATCGTGCCTCCCGGCTTGAGATGTCCCGCCTTTTCCGCCTCGGCAATCAGATTGCCCGCCGCCCGATCTTTAACACTGCCGCTTGGATTAAAATACTCCAGCTTCACATACACTTCCGCATCCTGCGGTCCTGTGAGCCGTTGCAGCCGCACACAAGGCGTATCTCCGATTAAGTCCGTAATACTATGTACCACTTTAAGTGTCATTGTTATATCCTCCCCGGATCATTCCTTACAACGTCATTTCCTATCTTCATATCATACTACCACCAAAATAACATAATTGGCTCCTTCCAACCTGTCGCTTTTGTAAATTACACAAACCTTATCAGCTTAGTATGTAAAATTCTTGCAAAATGGGTCGCCAGATGTCGGCTGGAATGATATACTCGCATTACTATTTTTCAGG
This window of the Paenibacillus polymyxa genome carries:
- a CDS encoding DUF5823 family protein, which translates into the protein MFILLKEIITVMVGLITDFLSFQLDAYFYIWFLVLFISSLAATLVQRSEGTITYSTAECVGINVLVVVLYLVIGTILARYFASFEDQQIVAEDKIMLYKISFMLTSAVIIVDIILDRLKRGRKFSYSLEFLAGSAVCFLLFQLSNQTDWIGTKLSLSYIVMVAIAAGVYTMAMKFLLEYENHKEK
- a CDS encoding S8 family peptidase yields the protein MIKPNIYNWHVARLTDHFSCGATVGQPLTILFIDTGVDKSHSEIQGNLVEAECKSFVPYEPCLSDYVGHGTKMVSSVTGKYILKGICPFARVVVYKITDKKGISKLEWLYRALEEGIAKGYPIINISYRTEYEVDLFEFNRFQALVDCANAQGIWVVCSAGNDGRDITQEYRVPANLKGVYPIGSTNKNGDISGFSNTLSGQFFAPSGDEYEINYNNDWVMVAKSSFDTEDYLYEVLGFDKAYTVGIGTSIASALFSGVVASLSGELIAQGMNAGRREMECLLRQGARPIDVQRNYYEVSLAGSIRALRQMRG
- the cysK gene encoding cysteine synthase A, with product MTLKVVHSITDLIGDTPCVRLQRLTGPQDAEVYVKLEYFNPSGSVKDRAAGNLIAEAEKAGHLKPGGTIIEPTSGNTGIGLAMNAAARGYRAILVMPSNMTKERINILKAYGAEVVLTPAEERMPGAIRKALELGAEIEGSFIPHQFENEANPDIHRTTTALEILEQTEGRLDVFVASSGTGGTITGTGEVLRQHLPDLRIVVVEPKGSPVLSGGKPGPHKLVGTSPGFVPTVLNTEVYDEIIQVSDEDAIAMTRAIAAQEGILVGPSSGATIWTAIQEARRLGAGKRVLCIAPDTGERYLSMGIFG
- a CDS encoding lanthionine synthetase C family protein; translated protein: MAVKQVPGNLSEIVRQSAEIYKDIDTVTLLIKKHAMHDYPEMELISLASGYPGISLLLDKLDEVYPGEGWAALAFKYNQEIVRLIGNIPFHSLSLYTGLAGVIYLFNECSRGSTRYTNVLSQTLDMFLSSYGEFYEETRGKLEDSLIEDSDLDLISGWTGIAATLMEVKERQDRYVGKLDAVLLKILQLITDAVGKLRHFEELPEQTIYYNLGMAHGITGAINLLAVAHLRRYPLTGLREVLEVAKTFLHGSIREWNGTLVIPNMFTPDESAETSRNPGYHRDAWCYGTPGASVAMFRLGLALEDKALQQQALQLFNTVYSRPDSLRKVISPTICHGYAGLVLIQHHFSRAAAMPFKDEFLHRLLSYRNTGEGVPFIDLEGSVDDPLSLDKVGLLDGCAGVLLTLLTCDNENLSTWKQMLVFS
- a CDS encoding epilancin family lantibiotic — its product is MKVDQMFDLDLRKSYEASELSPQASIIKTTIKVSKAVCKTLTCICTGSCSNCK
- a CDS encoding lantibiotic dehydratase yields the protein MLENFEISENYMYRKTLLGMEYYTRIFDHEQLDDDEYLERLVRFVQKQGLMDSIYVSSPSTYAALQSLEQGRTLKSKKKRNLILSLSKFISRAICRPTPFGLFAGVGISRFGNTGGAGEHVVWATPDYSLIYRLIGLFHGDADVRNELRLSVNNTSYIDHHRLVISYQTLFAADQEERSTENISILKTPVIDFIMKILDKEQQTFLQLMQAIKDAFGVDDTISTDFLQQLIEQGFLVSEMIPNPRDSAPLEHLIRTLKMLAAPKAAYYADILERVGHAIQDITVAAVKREGIEAVRKLVQLILPEYQGDLVKIDVRLNQANEIHLSDSDRQALAQVASILSMLSTYRKEDTLSDYRQQFTEKYGVYEEVPLLQLFSKTLGLGKPEEYKSHYQNGDKHRHKDEGRFRQLKALIAEWQTEALANHSDIVLDEAKIQQLSELSLENVHVSFDLYYSCMENEQGEVTFYLNNRAGSLEACQSFGRFAYMFDKDSRDEIFRFVRNPKDQKAGESAAEISFYPFSPKITNIMTAGPTPDQSMDMATFPENRNLDISQLLVGVEDSGYFYLKHRETGELVFPKLSSMYNTELAPYLIRFLNDINLQYQTGWSHLEEYLYDSSFTPRVTYKNIIICPKKWTLYADKRLQSEEQFLAFLEDWIIKYNIPRYVYLVELDNKLLLDLDRHHHRKLLHKEYTRNPEGKAAVIMETEKELFASVNRYMEECVFFCKSPMFQYLPIDRLSAQATDKSLNKVLSSSVNAVYYPGSDWISLQVYYNQELLTDLLGSAFKTFMDNSAEYFIDQVFFVQYADKEPHIRLRCKMSGSVEHQRFTALNYVFDFLNTVTSSGLVSSYSVVPYRPEILRYGGTAFIEQAERLFAIDSYLVSGYYAGKRSINATDQMLFCCTGLFEVVNCAYPLVEDQLKAMAAIIDPKKFRQEYREHKEALFQRIQQTRSISMPASDKDDRLRQYAAYFTAIREADDRTNYYDDIMFSIMHMFCNRVFGLDREKEELALHLCYFSLEDYLQVSKYHVAY